The genomic interval GCTCTGCTGGCACAGCTTCGGGCCCTGTTCCTGGAAGTGGCTGATATCTCAGTTTTATAAGGTCATTCGGCTGATTCACTTATTCTTAGTCCTGGAGGAAAGAGTGTAGTGAATCAGTCCCGTTAGATCTTTGGGGCGGAATCCAGTTAATCTAGCTGCATAAATCAAGACTGACTAGTATTAAGGATCTTCAATGGCCTGGTTGCTCGCAGCTATCAGAACGACCATTTTCATTTTTTTTCTATATGCACCGTTCACTATATTCTGGGCAACCCTGTCTGTTTTGGTTGCCTGGATGATTCCCAAACGGTTTCGTTACTATTTTGTCATTTACGTCTGGACCAGCACCATGGTGTTTTTCATGCGCTGGGTGGTTGGTATTCGCTATCGAATAGTAGGAAGAGAAAATATTCCTGCTAAAGGCGTGATTGCCTGTAACCATCAGAGTACGTGGGAAACTTATTTTCTGCAGACTTTGTTTTATCCGCAAACACAGGTGATAAAGCAGTCTTTGCTTAAGATTCCATTTTTTGGATGGGCATTTGCGCTACTCAATCCCATTGCCATCAACCGTGCTGATCGGCGCAGCGCTATGCAGCAGGTAATTGAACAAGGAACCCGCCATTTTCAGGAAGACAATACATACGTGCTGATTTTCCCAGAAGGTACCCGCTACGATGTTCAAAAACTGGGGAAATTTACCAGAGGTGGCGC from Gynuella sunshinyii YC6258 carries:
- a CDS encoding lysophospholipid acyltransferase family protein, which encodes MAWLLAAIRTTIFIFFLYAPFTIFWATLSVLVAWMIPKRFRYYFVIYVWTSTMVFFMRWVVGIRYRIVGRENIPAKGVIACNHQSTWETYFLQTLFYPQTQVIKQSLLKIPFFGWAFALLNPIAINRADRRSAMQQVIEQGTRHFQEDNTYVLIFPEGTRYDVQKLGKFTRGGAVLAKAAGVPFIPVAQNAGYCWINKRYVKFPGLVTVEILPPIDLSDKTAEQATNLAHAQIQTALERAPVPR